Proteins encoded in a region of the Azospirillum thiophilum genome:
- a CDS encoding exonuclease SbcCD subunit D C-terminal domain-containing protein: protein MRSLRLLHTADWHLGQTLHGIPRDAEHERFLDWLLDRIGELRVDALVIAGDVFDGQNPPIPALALFYRFIARAKARHPRLDIVVVAGNHDSASRLEAPSPLMTEMGVRVVGTLPISAGGLFDPSPLVVPLRDADGEIAARCVAMPYLRPSDLGPTDEEDDTDPLVEGVRRLYERAWTGGRALCRAGEALILTGHCYMRGGALSELSERKILGGNLHALPVDIFPDDAAYVALGHLHRAQAVGGREAVRYSGSPIPLALDEEPYPHQVVLAEFAAGRLVGHEALRVPRHVAIHRIVAETPEAALERLKRLAFDETLARDAWPFLEVTVTLPEPRPALRDEVEAVLAGRPVRLLKLVVRLTGSGQTLADGAPPTDLASLEPEEVFRRLYRRSHDGDPDLELVAAFHELLTTVQEAA, encoded by the coding sequence ATGCGAAGCCTCCGTCTTCTCCACACCGCCGATTGGCATCTCGGCCAGACGCTGCACGGCATTCCGCGCGATGCCGAGCATGAGCGCTTCCTCGACTGGCTGCTGGACCGCATCGGCGAGCTGCGGGTGGATGCGCTGGTGATCGCCGGCGACGTGTTCGACGGGCAGAACCCGCCGATCCCGGCATTGGCGCTGTTCTACCGTTTCATCGCGCGGGCGAAGGCACGGCATCCGCGCCTCGACATCGTGGTGGTCGCCGGCAACCATGACAGCGCCAGCCGGCTGGAGGCTCCGTCGCCCCTGATGACGGAGATGGGCGTGCGCGTGGTCGGCACCCTGCCCATTTCTGCCGGCGGCCTGTTCGATCCCTCGCCGCTGGTCGTCCCGCTGCGCGATGCCGACGGCGAGATCGCCGCCCGTTGCGTTGCCATGCCCTATCTGCGGCCCTCCGACCTGGGGCCGACCGATGAAGAGGACGACACCGATCCGCTGGTCGAAGGCGTCCGGCGCCTCTACGAACGGGCATGGACCGGCGGGCGGGCACTGTGCCGGGCCGGCGAGGCGCTGATCCTGACCGGACATTGCTATATGCGCGGCGGCGCCCTGTCGGAGTTGAGCGAGCGCAAGATCCTGGGCGGCAACCTGCACGCCCTGCCGGTCGACATCTTCCCCGACGACGCGGCCTATGTGGCGTTGGGCCATCTGCACCGGGCGCAGGCGGTCGGCGGGCGCGAGGCGGTGCGCTACAGCGGCTCCCCCATTCCGCTGGCGCTGGACGAGGAGCCCTACCCCCATCAGGTGGTGCTGGCCGAGTTCGCGGCGGGCCGGCTGGTCGGCCACGAGGCGCTGCGGGTGCCGCGCCATGTCGCGATCCACCGGATCGTCGCGGAGACCCCCGAAGCGGCGCTGGAGCGCCTGAAGCGGCTGGCGTTCGACGAAACGCTGGCGCGGGATGCCTGGCCCTTCCTGGAGGTGACGGTCACCCTGCCAGAGCCGCGCCCCGCCCTGCGCGACGAGGTCGAGGCCGTGCTGGCCGGCCGGCCGGTCCGGCTGTTGAAGCTGGTGGTGCGTCTGACCGGCAGCGGCCAGACGCTGGCCGACGGCGCGCCGCCAACCGACCTCGCCTCGCTGGAGCCGGAAGAGGTGTTCCGCCGCCTCTACCGCCGCAGCCACGACGGCGACCCCGACCTGGAGCTGGTGGCGGCCTTCCACGAGTTGCTGACCACCGTGCAGGAGGCGGCGTGA